Proteins found in one Oncorhynchus mykiss isolate Arlee chromosome 17, USDA_OmykA_1.1, whole genome shotgun sequence genomic segment:
- the LOC110494314 gene encoding limb region 1 homolog-like protein yields MEAPEDVSVREQLFHDRVRETIICVLLFICLYIVSYLVITHYKRNAEFTIDNSEDATVNKIALWLCTFTLSVSVGAVLLLPLSILSNEVLLSFPQSYYMQWLNGSLIHGLWNIVFLFSNLSLVFLLPFAYFFTESEGFAGSKKGVMARLYETAVVLFLLTLLVLGMVWVASAILDDNMARQSLYDLWEYYLPYLYSCISLFGVLLLLLCTPLGLSRMFSVTGRLLVKPRLLEDLDETMSCAEFEEASLSRNLTSGTSLWINVNAEVLRNRFLNIQARRIALEIRKRASPWQRNLGYPLAMLLLLAVTVVCVLIVCYHVVELLFDDTAMPRGMEDPLLGAASFSMFGSLGAAVQVILILYLMISSVVGFYSSPLFTGLRPRAQDTTLTQIIGNCVSLLVLSSALPVFSRTLGITRFDLLGDFGRFNWLGNFHIVFLYNILFAGLTSACLINTLTWTVQRELIRAFGLHKLPSTVSRSTIPLRLLLANGLSKIQ; encoded by the exons ATCTGTGTCCTGCTTTTCATATGTCTCTACATTGTCTCCTATCTGGTCATCACCCACTACAAGAGGAATGCTGAGTTTACCATAG ATAACAGTGAAGATGCAACAGTCAACAAAATTGC gCTGTGGCTCTGTAcgttcactctctctgtctctgtgggcGCTGTTCTACTCCTACCACTCTCCATCTTGTCCAACGAGGTCCTGCTCTCCTTCCCACAGAGCTACTACATGCAGTGGCTTAACGGATCCCTTATAcacg GACTGTGGAATATAGTCTTCCTCTTCTCCAACCTATCCCTGGTCTTCCTCCTGCCCTTTGCCTACTTCTTCACTGAGTCTGAGGGCTTCGCTGGATCCAAAAAG GGTGTGATGGCCCGTCTGTATGAGACAGCAGTAGTCCTATTCCTCCTGACCCTGCTCGTGTTGGGGATGGTGTGGGTGGCATCAGCCATCCTTGATGACAACATGGCCAGACAAAGTCTTTATG ATCTGTGGGAGTATTACCTGCCTTATCTGTACTCCTGCATATCCTTGTTCGGAGTCCTGCTGCTGTTGT TATGCACTCCTCTAGGACTATCACGCATGTTCAGCGTCACAGGAAGGCTACTGGTCAAACCCAGG TTGCTGGAGGACCTTGATGAGACAATGAGTTGTGCTGAGTTTGAAGAGGCCTCTCTATCCAGGAACCTCACTA GTGGGACCTCGTTATGGATTAATGTGAATGCAGAGGTTCTGAGGAACCGGTTCCTCAACATTCAGGCCCGGCGGATTGCTCTGG AGATACGGAAGAGAGCGTCACCATGGCAGCGCAACCTAGGATACCCATTGGCCATGCTGTTGCTGCTGGCTGTAACG GTGGTGTGTGTGCTCATTGTGTGTTACCATGTGGTGGAGTTGCTGTTTGACGATACAGCTATGCCTCGAGGGATGGAG GACCCTCTCCTGGGCGCTGCCTCATTCTCCATGTTTGGTTCGTTAGGGGCTGCAGTGCAGGTGATCCTCATCCTGTATCTCATGATCTCCTCAGTAGTGGGTTTCTACAGCTCCCCACTGTTCACTGGACTACGCCCCCGCGCACAGGACACCACACTGACAcag ATTATTGGGAACTGTGTTTCTCTATTGGTTCTCAGCTCAGCTCTGCCTGTATTTTCTAGGACTTTGG GGATCACCCGGTTTGATCTGCTGGGAGACTTTGGTCGGTTTAACTGGCTGGGAAACTTCCACATCGTCTTCCTGTATAACATACTGTTTGCCGGGCTGACCTCTGCCTGTCTGATCAACACTCTCACATGGACTGTACAGAGGGAACTCATCAGAGCATTCG GGCTGCATAAACTGCCGTCGACTGTGTCCCGCTCCACCATCCCACTCAGGCTCCTATTGGCTAATGGACTCTCAAAGATTCAGTGA
- the LOC110494318 gene encoding GTP-binding protein Rheb, whose product MPQPKYRKIAVIGYRSVGKSSLTIQFVEGQFVDSYDPTIENTFNKMVSVNGQDFNLQLVDTAGQDEYSIFPQSHSMDIHGYVLVYAVTSMKSFEVVQVLHDKLLDMVGKIQVPTVLVGNKKDLHMERVIKPEEGKKLADSWGAAFMESSAKENETAVELFKRIILEMERADGNVASEDKKCAVM is encoded by the exons ATGCCTCAACCAAAATACAGGAAGATTGCTGTGATTGGGTACAGATCTGTAG GAAAGTCTTCTCTCACAATACAGTTCGTGGAAGGACAGTTCGTAGATTCATATGACCCTACCATTGAAAACA CCTTCAACAAAATGGTGTCTGTCAACGGTCAAGACTTCAATCTTCAATTGGTCGATACTGCGGGTCAG GACGAGTACTCTATTTTCCCTCAGTCTCATTCAATGGACATCCATGGTTATGTCTTGGTCTACGCAGTGACTTCCATGAAAAG TTTTGAAGTTGTTCAGGTTCTTCATGACAAGCTTCTAGATATGGTTGGGAAAATACA GGTGCCAACTGTTCTTGTTGGGAACAAAAAAGATCTCCACATGGAAAG GGTGATCAAGCCAGAAGAAGGGAAGAAGCTGGCCGACTCATGGGGAGCAGCGTTCATGGAGTCTTCTGCCAAGGAGAACGAG ACCGCTGTAGAGTTATTCAAGCGGATCATTCTGGAGATGGAAAGGGCGGATGGGAACGTTGCCTCAGAAGATAAGAAGTGTGCTGTGATGTAA